The bacterium genome segment AATGGCCTCCGGGTATTTTCATGAGGTCTTTGTGGTTACCCTGCTCAAGGATTTGCCCCTGGTTCATCAGGACGATCAGGTTGGCGGTGCGGATGGTGCTCAGTCGGTGCGCCACGATGAACGCGGTTCTGTTTTTAAGCAGACGTTCCATGGCGAGTTGGATGGCCTCTTCGGATTCACTATCCAGTGCGCTGGTGGCTTCATCCATGATCAGGATGGCCGGGTTTGCCGCGACGGCACGGGCAATGGTGATACGCTGTTTCTGGCCGGTTGACAGTTGTGTGCCCTCGACGCCGATGAGGGTGTTGTAACCGGCAGGGAGGGACATGATGAAGTCATGGATCTCGGCCACACGCGCTGCGGCCTCGACTTCGGCCTGTGTGGCGCCCGGCCGGGCATAGCGGATGTTATCGGCGATGCTCGCTGTAAAGAGCTGTGGCTCCTGAAGCACGATGCCGAACTGGCGGCGCAGTTTTGTAAGCTGGACTGTTCGTACATCCTGGTCGTCGAGTCGCAGGGCTCCGCCGGTGACATCGAAGAATCGGAGCAGCAGGGAGAGGAGTGTGCTTTTACCACATCCTGTGGGGCCGATGAGCGCGACCGTCTGGCCGGGCTCAACATGCAGGCTGAAATCGCGAATGATGGGCTTCCCTTCCGTGTAATGGAAGTCAACATGGTCAAAATCAACGCGGCCGGTCAGGCGGGGAATGACTTGCGCGTCGGGGGCATCGTGAATTTCCGGTTTTTCCGAGAAGAGCTCGGTCAGTCGGTCGGCGGCCACGCCGACATCCTGAATTTGTTTTGCCAGCAACGAGAATCGTACCGCCGGCCAGAGAAGCTGGAGGGCATAGGTGGTGAAGGCCAGTACATCACCATAGGTCATCAGTTCCATGAGCACCATGGCGCACCCGGCAAAATAAATGGTGGCGCGACCAGCGTCCGCCAGAAGCTGGGTGTTGTAGGAAAACGTGGTGTTGGCGATCTGCATCGTGCTGACTTGTTTCAGACTGGCGTCTGATTGGTCTCTGAACACCCGCTGTTCGCGTGCTTCCGCCCCGTAGCTTTTGACGACCAGTGAGGTGATGAGGCGATCCTGCAGTCCCGCTGACAGGCGATCCATGGAGCGCTGGTAGTTCCGGTTGGTTTGCCGGAGGAAGCCGATGTTAATGCGGGCGTTGATCACGAATATGAACATCAGGATGACAATCACGATGGCGAGCCGCCAGTTGATGAGGAAGGTGGCGGTGATGGCAAAGGCCGAGCAGATCAGGTCGGATACGATGCTGATGGTTTGGGCGGTGAGGAGGTTTTGCACCGCGCCGGTATCACCCATGAGCCGGTTGACAAGCATCCCGACACCAGTTTTTCCGAAAAACCGCATGGAGAGGCGCAGAAGGTGCCGGTAAAGCGCCTGCCTCATGTCGAAGACGAATTTTTGTCCGACGTAAGTGATGCCGATTGTCTGGATGTAAGAGCATGCGGCATTCATCATTGGCAATAAGAGCATGGCCAGCCCCAGCATGAAAAAGGGGTTGCGATCCCCGGGGGTAATCACCCGGTCGACAATGGCGCGCATGATCAATGGGGGAATCATCGCGAGGACGGACAGGAGTGCCGTCAAGCCCAGCAATACCCAGAGCCGTCTCTTGTAGGGAGAGAGCATGGGCAGAAAGACTTTAATTCGGGAGGCAATCATGGGGCGCTCGACGGCCTTACAAGTCGATGAGGTATTGCCATACGTTTACTTTGCCGAAGTAAATGCGGGCCTCGGCTGAAGTGCCAGGGGGGACTATTTTACCGCGGGATGTGAAATCGCCATAGGCGACCCTGTAGGTTTTTTGCCCCTCTGTCTGGATTACATTCCTGAGGGCTTCAATCTGGCCTGTGAACCATACTGGCTGAAGGCCGCCATAGGAGGTCAGGCGTGCCTTATACGGCTGGCCGACGGCAATGCGGGCAGCGTAGCGCTCCGGAATCCGTAGTTTCATGACTTGCCGGTCTCCGCCGAAGATCTCGTACATGATATTTTCAGGACGCATGAGTTCCCCAACCACAAACTCATAGCGCAGCGCCTGTCCGGATACCGGTGCGCGAATGGTCTTCAGGCTTATCCGCGCAGCAGCACGTGCAAGGGCATCACGCCTGGCCTTGATTTCCTGTCGTCGTGCGGCAAGCTCCTGTTCGCTAACAGTTTGATCCTTTTTCAACAACGATTCCAGCTCGGCTTCGGCCAGCTTTCCGGCCAGCATGGTATCCTCCATGGCGCTGCCAGCCAAAAGTCCCTTTTCAAGTAATTCCTGCGCCCGGGTAAGCTTGGCACTGGTATTCTGGACGCGCAAACGGGCAATGGCAATCAGTTCCTGATGGCGGCGCTTTTCTTCAACGATTTCGGCCTGTCGTCGAGCCAGTTCGGACTCGGTCTGGAGTACACGGCTTTGCGCTTCTTCGACGGCAGCCTGTTCTTCGGTCATGTCGAGATAAGCGAGGACCTGTCCTTGTGTTACGGAGGATCCGGTTTTAATCAGAATTTCTGCGATCGTGCCGACGGTAGCCGGACGAACTTCTGCATAGTTTTCGGTGGTGACATACCCATTGGCCAGAAAACTACGTTCGAGTTGGATCAGAAACCCTGCCGCCGTCACGATCGCGATGGTTGACAGAGTGAAGAGCAGGCGACGGAACCGTCGACGTTGGCGCAGTGGCGCGGATGTCGGCGCGGGTTCCCCGGTTGTGGTGCGGTATTCTCCCATAAATTTTCAGACTTTCTCCGGTGTGTCGGCGGCTTGCGAGCGGGAGTCTTGCTCCTGCCCGTCGAAACCGTCAGATTCTTCGGTGTAGCGTTTCCTGCAATAGTTGCATTCATCACAGGGCCGTTCATAGCAGTTGCGATGTACTCGAGCAGGGTACATCCTGCGAAAAGCTTCGTAGCATTCATCGCAACAGAAGCAGTGGCGCTCCTGGAACGAGCCCAGTGCGATATGAACCAGATGGAAGCCATCCTGTTTGGGGCGGCAAGGGGTGTCGCACCAGGCACAAGGGCGTTCGGTATTCTCAATAATGTTGTCTCCACATGAGGGACAACGGCCCACTTTGACAAACTGAACGTGGTCGGGCAGTTCCCCAGCAGGGAGTAAGAGCTCTTCACTGCGCTGGGTCTCACTGGCACCCGCGGCGGGCAGGCCATCAGAAGCGCGTCTTTTGTGCTGAATCTCGGGTAGGATTTGTTTCTCCATGGCGACTTCCAGGTCTTCTGGTTTGTCGTCACCCAATCCGAACATATCCATAATTTTACTAATGCCCACCGGGGGTACCTCCAAGGGGCGGTAACTCTGCCGCCAGATTGTTGTCAGGTTGATAACCGGTTGCGAACATGAAGTCCGAATGGGCCTTAAGCAATGCGGCCACAATGGTGTTGCGGGCCCGATAGGCCTTGGTCAGGTCGTTTTGGGCGTCCAATACGTTGCGGCTACGTCCCTCGCCGAGCCGGAATCGCTCGGCCTCCGCTTCCAGGGTTCGGCGGGCCTGATCCACAGCGATGGTGATTTCCTTGAGCCGCTCGCCGGATCCGGTGAATTCGCGGTGGGCCGCAGCCTTGTCCGCTGATAGCCGGTTTTGCACTTCGTGGAGAACCTCGGCCAATTGTGCTTCGCGGGCACGTGCTTCGCGCAGCCGGGCGTGGGCGCCTGTCTGGCTCCAGGGCCGTGTCCAGACCAGAACGGCGGCCACGGAGGAGTCCTCGCCGCTGATACCCGCCCCGTCATTAGCCGCTGCTGAGGACGAGTCCTCGGTCGCCCAAACTCCGCGTAGGGACAGCCCCAATTCGGGGCGTAGCCGGTCAGTAAGCGTCCGGGTTTCCGCGGACGCGGCGGCCGAAAGGGCTTCAATTTCGCTGATGGCACCACGTGTAGCGAAAGATGAACTTGTGGCTGATATCTCAGGGATATGGAGGTTAGTGATACGGGTGATCAATGCGTTGGAATTGGTGGTTAGCAGTTCAGGGGGTGGAACGCCGAGGATCTGTTCCAGCCGCAATCGGGCCGTGTCAATGGCCTGGTTGGCGGCGTAGATCTCCTCCCGGCGGAGCGCAAGTTCAAGCCGTGCGGGGGCTAACTGGTATTCCGGCACCACTTTCAGGCGAACCAGTTCTTCAGCTTCTTTCAAGAGCTGTTGAGAACGATCGGTGGCGGACTCCGAGGTGGCGGCATTCGCAATTTCCACCAGATAAGTTAGATAGGCCTGTTCAACAGCATGCCGGACTGCCTGGCGTGTCTCTAACAGGCGGGCCTCGGCGGCAGCTTGAAGTTCCTTTTGGCGTGCCTGGCTTTGGCGCCAGAGGCTGAACCCGCGGTCCTGAAGTAACGGGATGCGAATTTGTGCCCCGACGAGAGTCCGGTACCCTGAATCAAGGCCTGCTATGGGATTGATTAAGTACTGCTCCGAGGCGCCAATCCCCGCGTAGATGCCTGGCCGAAAGGGAACTTCTACGGCGGCCGCCGCACCGTAAGCGTCGGCGGCCGGGATTCCTGCCGGTGACGCTAATAAGGGGGCCGCGGCGTTACCGGATAACCGGCCTGCTGTGGCCGTGGTTTTCGGGTCGAGAAATTCGGCGGTTGCGGCACAGGCAGCTTCTGCCTGCCGGGATCCTTCCCTGGCTGCCTGAAGGGTGGGACTGTTGCTGAAGGCAAGACTGACGAGTTCATCCAGTTCATCGGCGCGGCAGGCCGCATATGAAAGAACGATCACGCAAAGGGTAAACCCTAGTAATATAACTCTCATACAGGCCAAACCTCAAACACAATGCCGATGCATTGATAACAAAGAATCCTTATGAATGGACACATGCCCATGAGGGCTAGCCTGAAAAAGCGCTTTCATAGGGGGATATGTTGGTGGATTGGGGGCGGGAGGTCAAGTGAGATGATGAAGTTTTCAATTGATTGGATTTCAGGAATATCGGGTCTAAATAGGCGCGAACCTGTGTTAATATACAAGTACTAAGCTAATTAAAACTAAATACTTCTTGATGTTTTAGATGTTATAAGTTAATACGCAGTCATATTAAAAGATAGCTAATCTAAGTAAGATTAAGGATAAAGCGAAGGGAGGTATGGGGTCGTGAGCCGTAAATCAGCGTCAGTAATGGTGTTGTGCCCACTAATGGCTTTTTATTTAGCCGGTGCGAATTTAGTGGCAGGAGATCGCCCGGGTGCCGCTGATTCTAATATTGTTATATCCATTACTAAACACTTTAGCTCGGGGTTGGAACTGCAGATTGATTATCCCTCTGTATTTTCGAACACACTGGATATCTATGTGTCCACCAATCTGCAGGAGGGAGGATGGGGACTTCGAGATACAAATCTTCCAACTCTGGGGAGCAATACCCTGACGTGGCTGGATTCGGATATGACTCCATCCGTCCAGCGTTTTTATCGTGTTGGAAACGCCGATTTAGACACAGATCAGGATGGACTCGCCGATGCCCGTGAAATCCTGATTCATCAAACGGATCCGTTGAAGTTTGATTCAGATTCAGATGGTGTCCCTGATGGGATGGAGATTCAACGCGGTACCGATCCGGGGTTTGACGGTTCCTCCGAGATCACCCTCTATGTTGATTCTGATGCGGGCTCAGATGGTTTTGATGGTCGTTCTCCGGAT includes the following:
- a CDS encoding HlyD family efflux transporter periplasmic adaptor subunit, with the protein product MGEYRTTTGEPAPTSAPLRQRRRFRRLLFTLSTIAIVTAAGFLIQLERSFLANGYVTTENYAEVRPATVGTIAEILIKTGSSVTQGQVLAYLDMTEEQAAVEEAQSRVLQTESELARRQAEIVEEKRRHQELIAIARLRVQNTSAKLTRAQELLEKGLLAGSAMEDTMLAGKLAEAELESLLKKDQTVSEQELAARRQEIKARRDALARAAARISLKTIRAPVSGQALRYEFVVGELMRPENIMYEIFGGDRQVMKLRIPERYAARIAVGQPYKARLTSYGGLQPVWFTGQIEALRNVIQTEGQKTYRVAYGDFTSRGKIVPPGTSAEARIYFGKVNVWQYLIDL
- a CDS encoding TolC family protein codes for the protein MRVILLGFTLCVIVLSYAACRADELDELVSLAFSNSPTLQAAREGSRQAEAACAATAEFLDPKTTATAGRLSGNAAAPLLASPAGIPAADAYGAAAAVEVPFRPGIYAGIGASEQYLINPIAGLDSGYRTLVGAQIRIPLLQDRGFSLWRQSQARQKELQAAAEARLLETRQAVRHAVEQAYLTYLVEIANAATSESATDRSQQLLKEAEELVRLKVVPEYQLAPARLELALRREEIYAANQAIDTARLRLEQILGVPPPELLTTNSNALITRITNLHIPEISATSSSFATRGAISEIEALSAAASAETRTLTDRLRPELGLSLRGVWATEDSSSAAANDGAGISGEDSSVAAVLVWTRPWSQTGAHARLREARAREAQLAEVLHEVQNRLSADKAAAHREFTGSGERLKEITIAVDQARRTLEAEAERFRLGEGRSRNVLDAQNDLTKAYRARNTIVAALLKAHSDFMFATGYQPDNNLAAELPPLGGTPGGH
- a CDS encoding ABC transporter ATP-binding protein, which gives rise to MIASRIKVFLPMLSPYKRRLWVLLGLTALLSVLAMIPPLIMRAIVDRVITPGDRNPFFMLGLAMLLLPMMNAACSYIQTIGITYVGQKFVFDMRQALYRHLLRLSMRFFGKTGVGMLVNRLMGDTGAVQNLLTAQTISIVSDLICSAFAITATFLINWRLAIVIVILMFIFVINARINIGFLRQTNRNYQRSMDRLSAGLQDRLITSLVVKSYGAEAREQRVFRDQSDASLKQVSTMQIANTTFSYNTQLLADAGRATIYFAGCAMVLMELMTYGDVLAFTTYALQLLWPAVRFSLLAKQIQDVGVAADRLTELFSEKPEIHDAPDAQVIPRLTGRVDFDHVDFHYTEGKPIIRDFSLHVEPGQTVALIGPTGCGKSTLLSLLLRFFDVTGGALRLDDQDVRTVQLTKLRRQFGIVLQEPQLFTASIADNIRYARPGATQAEVEAAARVAEIHDFIMSLPAGYNTLIGVEGTQLSTGQKQRITIARAVAANPAILIMDEATSALDSESEEAIQLAMERLLKNRTAFIVAHRLSTIRTANLIVLMNQGQILEQGNHKDLMKIPGGHYAAIYAKFMGRGTLEETPA